From one Streptomyces sp. ICC1 genomic stretch:
- a CDS encoding prolyl oligopeptidase family serine peptidase — MFALYGRLYEVTRDADAGQPAQPKEVPAAGPVFDPRPDADGSRVAYVADDALHTVPGGRISPDDGARWGVSEFAAAEELGRDRGHWWSPGGQRLLAARVDESALQRRWFADPAHPELPAEDFAYPEAGGPNADVQLWVFGPDGEAPVRLDWDSATHPYVSDAGWETDAEILLTVQDRLQRNVLLLSADPATGRTRELSRTTHPQWVDPMLPGTPARLADGRPLTAADTPGGGARALALDGVLLTGEGVQVRKVAGVHGSRLLIEAGLRDPSEQQVLLLDPDTGDVSPLADGPGVHSVLAASAGALLLSSADADGIRRVLRTADGRATDPKSSTPGDLSQPLPHRVVPLLERVTEHAIPTALVLPRGHVPGTSLPVLLDSYGGPGMQDVSAEPRRWQHRQWWADQGFAVVTIDNRGTAHVSPAFTHAMYRGFSDVTLDDQVAALRALGERHGDLDLTRVAIRGWSYGGYLSALAVLRRPDVFHAAAAGAAPTDFRHYDTAYTERYLGLPQEHPQVYERDCLIPDAAGLSRPLLLVTGLADDNVHPSHTLRLSQALTDAGRPHQLLALPGVTHMTPGGVREKVMALELEFFRKELGLA; from the coding sequence GTGTTCGCGCTGTACGGACGGCTGTACGAGGTCACGCGCGACGCGGACGCCGGACAGCCCGCGCAGCCCAAGGAGGTCCCCGCCGCCGGACCCGTCTTCGATCCCCGCCCGGACGCCGACGGCTCACGCGTCGCGTACGTCGCCGACGACGCCCTCCACACCGTTCCCGGCGGCCGCATCAGCCCCGACGACGGGGCCCGCTGGGGCGTATCCGAGTTCGCCGCCGCCGAGGAGCTCGGCCGGGACCGGGGGCACTGGTGGTCCCCCGGCGGGCAGCGCCTGCTCGCCGCCCGGGTCGACGAATCCGCCCTCCAGCGGCGCTGGTTCGCCGACCCGGCGCACCCGGAGCTGCCCGCCGAGGACTTCGCCTACCCCGAGGCCGGCGGCCCCAACGCGGACGTGCAGCTGTGGGTGTTCGGGCCGGACGGGGAGGCGCCCGTACGCCTCGACTGGGACTCCGCGACCCACCCCTACGTCTCCGACGCCGGATGGGAGACGGATGCGGAGATCCTCCTCACCGTCCAGGACCGGCTCCAGCGCAACGTGCTCCTGCTCTCCGCCGACCCGGCCACCGGGCGCACCCGGGAGCTGTCGCGCACCACGCACCCGCAGTGGGTGGACCCCATGCTCCCCGGCACCCCGGCCCGCCTCGCCGACGGGCGGCCGCTCACCGCCGCCGACACCCCGGGCGGCGGCGCCCGCGCGCTCGCGCTGGACGGCGTGCTCCTCACCGGCGAGGGGGTCCAGGTCCGCAAGGTGGCCGGCGTCCACGGGAGCCGGCTGCTGATCGAGGCCGGCCTGCGGGACCCCTCCGAGCAGCAGGTGCTCCTGCTGGATCCGGACACGGGCGACGTGAGCCCGCTCGCGGACGGACCCGGGGTGCACTCCGTCCTGGCGGCCTCCGCCGGGGCGCTGCTGCTGAGCTCCGCCGACGCCGACGGGATCCGGCGCGTCCTGCGGACCGCCGACGGAAGGGCCACCGACCCGAAGTCCAGCACCCCCGGCGACCTGTCGCAGCCGCTGCCCCACCGGGTGGTCCCGCTGCTGGAACGGGTCACCGAGCACGCGATCCCCACCGCACTCGTGCTGCCGCGCGGGCACGTCCCCGGCACCTCGCTGCCCGTCCTGCTGGACAGTTACGGCGGCCCCGGCATGCAGGACGTCAGCGCCGAGCCGCGCCGCTGGCAGCACCGCCAGTGGTGGGCCGACCAGGGCTTCGCCGTGGTCACCATCGACAACCGCGGCACCGCCCACGTCTCGCCCGCGTTCACGCACGCCATGTACCGGGGCTTCTCCGACGTCACCCTGGACGACCAGGTCGCCGCCCTGCGGGCCCTCGGGGAGCGCCACGGCGACCTCGACCTGACCCGCGTCGCCATCCGCGGCTGGTCCTACGGCGGCTACCTCTCCGCGCTCGCGGTGCTGCGCCGGCCGGACGTCTTCCACGCGGCCGCCGCCGGGGCCGCGCCGACCGACTTCCGGCACTACGACACCGCGTACACCGAGCGGTACCTGGGGCTGCCGCAGGAGCATCCGCAGGTGTACGAGCGGGACTGCCTGATCCCCGACGCGGCGGGGCTGAGCCGGCCGCTGCTGCTGGTCACGGGCCTGGCCGACGACAACGTCCACCCCTCCCACACGCTGCGGCTCTCGCAGGCCCTGACCGACGCCGGGCGGCCGCACCAACTGCTCGCGCTGCCGGGCGTCACGCACATGACCCCCGGCGGGGTGCGGGAGAAGGTCATGGCCCTGGAGCTGGAGTTCTTCCGCAAGGAGCTGGGCCTGGCCTGA
- a CDS encoding TniQ family protein, giving the protein MRVVPVPGESTGSLISRLAHGQGLQLEELLERVGFGQASADPVRVRAYPSTTEMYLNEQGLEYLAVLAGTTVRALQEVLPSTAAVHLLKSEATAVWKWPWLVREGHLVPLCGTCARARGVRETVWMINGDRWRVCEEHLRFTDNERTGGELGLSLKLLPDTARAHQEREALTQRYGLAGRELFADAFQITVHWWTHLPGTPRWIRRARDAGLVARAVSTAPLVLMPEAAAVAEQLAAFEQADRRDARSRTRWLDGLRDDMDRWGVDFTVGRLALMDWLQRHSTPTACAVDTTGGPAGTARSVRPVRAGPPGTGGLWQARDLRLSAGHEQTAQPTGVMGAASCLTWQLGAPACEM; this is encoded by the coding sequence GTGCGAGTCGTGCCGGTGCCGGGCGAGTCGACGGGCAGTCTCATCAGCCGGCTCGCACACGGCCAGGGACTTCAGCTGGAAGAACTGCTGGAACGCGTGGGCTTCGGACAGGCCTCAGCTGATCCGGTGCGCGTGCGGGCCTATCCCTCCACCACCGAGATGTACCTCAACGAGCAGGGACTCGAATACCTGGCGGTACTGGCCGGGACCACCGTGCGGGCGCTGCAGGAGGTCCTGCCGAGCACGGCGGCGGTACACCTGCTGAAGTCCGAGGCCACGGCAGTGTGGAAGTGGCCGTGGCTGGTGCGCGAGGGACACCTGGTGCCGCTGTGCGGAACCTGTGCCCGCGCCCGCGGGGTGCGGGAGACGGTGTGGATGATCAATGGGGACCGCTGGCGGGTGTGTGAGGAGCACTTGCGGTTCACCGACAACGAGCGCACAGGGGGCGAGCTCGGGCTGTCGCTGAAACTGCTGCCGGACACCGCCCGGGCACACCAGGAGCGGGAAGCCCTCACGCAGCGGTACGGCCTGGCCGGCCGGGAGCTGTTCGCTGACGCCTTCCAGATCACGGTGCACTGGTGGACACACCTTCCCGGCACCCCGCGGTGGATACGGCGAGCACGGGACGCGGGCCTTGTAGCGCGGGCGGTGTCCACGGCGCCGCTCGTGCTCATGCCGGAGGCCGCGGCCGTCGCGGAACAGCTGGCCGCTTTCGAGCAGGCGGACCGGCGGGACGCGCGCTCCCGCACGCGATGGCTGGACGGGCTGCGGGACGACATGGACCGGTGGGGCGTCGACTTCACGGTCGGCCGGCTGGCGCTGATGGACTGGCTTCAACGGCACAGCACCCCGACCGCCTGTGCCGTGGATACCACCGGCGGGCCGGCGGGAACGGCACGGTCGGTGCGGCCTGTTCGTGCCGGTCCCCCGGGTACTGGAGGGCTTTGGCAGGCGCGGGATCTGCGTCTGTCGGCCGGGCATGAGCAGACGGCGCAGCCCACCGGGGTCATGGGGGCGGCATCGTGTCTGACCTGGCAGCTGGGAGCGCCGGCATGCGAGATGTGA
- a CDS encoding cold-shock protein: protein MATGTVKWFNAEKGFGFIAQDGGGPDVFAHYSAINSSGFRELQEGQVVTFDITQGQKGPQAENITPA from the coding sequence ATGGCTACGGGAACTGTGAAGTGGTTCAACGCTGAGAAGGGCTTCGGCTTCATCGCCCAGGACGGTGGCGGCCCGGACGTGTTCGCCCATTACTCCGCGATCAACTCCTCGGGCTTCCGCGAGCTCCAGGAGGGCCAGGTCGTCACGTTCGACATCACCCAGGGCCAGAAGGGCCCCCAGGCCGAGAACATCACCCCGGCCTAA
- a CDS encoding ABC transporter ATP-binding protein has translation MRDLRVTFTTPRGSVRAVDSLGFTVEAGRTLGIVGESGSGKSVTSLAVMGLHRGAEIGGSVALAGQELTTLSEKQLSKLRGRKMAMIFQDPLSSLHPYYTVGEQIAEHFRVHFRAGRAAAKRRAVDMLGEVGIPEPARRAGEYPHQFSGGMRQRAMIAMALACEPELLIADEPTTALDVTVQAQILELIARLQQERGLGVVMITHDLGVVARVAHEVLVMYGGRAAEQAPVDALFADPAHPYTRGLLDSLPRLDDSDEEPLRVIPGSPPSLLAPTPGCAFAPRCPVAAAARDEERERCASVRPELSPYGESDGARTAACHFAGAVREVTR, from the coding sequence GTGCGCGACCTGCGCGTCACGTTCACCACACCGCGGGGCTCGGTCCGGGCCGTGGACTCCCTCGGCTTCACCGTCGAGGCCGGCCGCACCCTCGGCATCGTCGGAGAGTCGGGCTCGGGCAAGTCCGTCACCTCGCTCGCCGTCATGGGCCTGCACCGGGGCGCCGAGATCGGCGGGTCCGTCGCGCTGGCCGGCCAGGAGCTGACCACCCTGTCCGAGAAGCAGCTGTCCAAGCTGCGCGGCCGCAAGATGGCCATGATCTTCCAGGACCCGCTGTCCAGCCTGCACCCCTACTACACGGTCGGCGAGCAGATCGCCGAGCACTTCCGGGTCCACTTCAGGGCCGGGCGGGCCGCCGCCAAGAGGCGGGCCGTCGACATGCTCGGCGAGGTCGGCATCCCCGAGCCCGCCCGCCGGGCGGGGGAGTACCCGCACCAGTTCTCCGGCGGTATGCGCCAGCGCGCGATGATCGCGATGGCGCTCGCCTGCGAGCCCGAACTGCTCATCGCCGACGAGCCCACCACCGCCCTCGACGTCACCGTGCAGGCGCAGATCCTGGAGCTGATCGCCCGGCTCCAGCAGGAGCGCGGCCTCGGCGTCGTCATGATCACCCACGATCTGGGGGTGGTGGCCAGGGTGGCCCACGAGGTCCTGGTGATGTACGGCGGCCGGGCCGCCGAACAGGCCCCCGTCGACGCGCTGTTCGCGGACCCGGCGCACCCGTACACCCGCGGGCTGCTCGACTCGCTGCCCCGGCTGGACGACAGCGACGAGGAACCGCTGAGGGTCATCCCCGGCTCCCCGCCGTCCCTGCTGGCCCCGACCCCGGGGTGCGCCTTCGCCCCGCGCTGCCCGGTGGCCGCCGCGGCCCGCGACGAGGAGCGGGAACGCTGCGCGAGCGTGCGGCCCGAGCTGTCGCCGTACGGCGAGAGCGACGGCGCGCGCACCGCCGCCTGCCACTTCGCGGGCGCCGTCCGGGAGGTGACCCGATGA
- a CDS encoding oligopeptide/dipeptide ABC transporter ATP-binding protein translates to MAFPGKRTVTGRRGAPVRAVDGVSFDLDAGQTLGLVGESGCGKSTTGRMLVRLLEPTSGTVEFEGKDISRLSQGALRPLRRHLQMVFQDPHSSLNPRQTVARIISDPLLVQGSSAADARRRAAGLMELVGLIPEHIDRYPHEFSGGQAQRIGIARSLATSPRLIIADEPVSALDVSVQAQIVNLMERLRTELGLAYVFIAHDLSVVKRVSDRVAVMYLGRIVEIGDKKALYETPQHPYTRALLSAVPLPDPVAERRRERIVLLGDPPSPAAPPPGCTFHPRCPMAQEICRTERPLLRSVASREVACHLV, encoded by the coding sequence ATGGCCTTCCCCGGCAAGCGGACCGTGACCGGACGCCGGGGGGCGCCCGTGCGCGCCGTCGACGGGGTCTCCTTCGACCTCGACGCGGGCCAGACCCTGGGCCTCGTGGGGGAGTCGGGCTGCGGCAAGTCGACCACCGGCCGGATGCTGGTCCGGCTGCTGGAACCGACCTCCGGCACCGTCGAGTTCGAGGGCAAGGACATCAGCCGGCTCTCCCAGGGCGCCCTGCGCCCGCTGCGCAGGCACCTCCAGATGGTCTTCCAGGACCCGCACTCCTCGCTCAACCCCCGCCAGACGGTGGCCCGGATCATCTCCGACCCGCTGCTCGTGCAGGGTTCGAGCGCGGCGGACGCCCGCCGCCGGGCCGCCGGGCTGATGGAGCTCGTCGGACTGATCCCCGAGCACATCGACCGCTATCCGCACGAGTTCTCCGGCGGCCAGGCGCAGCGCATCGGCATCGCCCGGTCGCTCGCCACCAGCCCGCGCCTGATCATCGCCGACGAACCGGTCTCCGCCCTCGACGTCTCCGTCCAGGCGCAGATCGTCAACCTGATGGAGCGGCTGCGCACCGAACTGGGCCTGGCCTACGTGTTCATCGCGCACGACCTGTCCGTCGTCAAGCGGGTCAGCGACCGGGTCGCCGTCATGTACCTCGGGCGGATCGTGGAGATCGGCGACAAGAAGGCGCTGTACGAGACCCCCCAGCACCCGTACACCCGGGCGCTGTTGTCCGCCGTACCGCTGCCCGACCCGGTGGCGGAGCGGCGGCGCGAGCGGATCGTGCTGCTCGGTGACCCGCCGAGCCCGGCCGCCCCGCCTCCCGGCTGCACCTTCCACCCCAGGTGCCCCATGGCTCAGGAGATCTGCCGCACCGAACGACCGCTCCTGCGGAGCGTCGCCTCCCGCGAGGTGGCCTGTCATCTGGTGTAG